In Myxocyprinus asiaticus isolate MX2 ecotype Aquarium Trade chromosome 32, UBuf_Myxa_2, whole genome shotgun sequence, one genomic interval encodes:
- the ankrd1b gene encoding ankyrin repeat domain-containing protein 1b isoform X3: MTPDYKTQTEQEIVNDFVDEDDFLKAALDNKLPMIKSYLARGADPNACDNFNRTALHRACSQGNVEIVKTLLEAGASIENKDKLQATEVHWACRGGSLPVLKVLLNHGAKRDSRDKLRSTPLHVAVRTGHYECAEYLIHCGADINAKDMENDTPLHDAVRLNRFKFIQLLLLHGADLKLKNYVSTLNCNALILYQVADAQYYVYINTDVTLTRALSKCPGQPQLRCAQCHLLVHIQIFLLLYNFNVIRQQLSKVICNSS, encoded by the exons ATGACACCAGACTACAAAACACAGACAGAACAAGAGATAGTG AATGATTTTGTCGATGAGGATGACTTCCTGAAGGCAGCACTGGATAACAAATTGCCAATGATCAAGAGTTACCTCGCCAGGGGTGCAGACCCAAATGCATGTGATAAT TTTAACCGTACAGCTCTACACAGAGCTTGCTCACAAGGCAATGTAGAGATTGTGAAAACGCTGTTGGAGGCTGGCGCTTCAATAGAAAATAAGGACAAG CTTCAAGCAACTGAAGTTCACTGGGCTTGTCGTGGTGGAAGCTTGCCTGTGCTAAAAGTACTACTTAACCATGGGGCAAAACGGGATTCCAGAGACAAG CTTCGCAGCACTCCCCTACATGTGGCAGTGAGGACAGGACACTACGAATGTGCTGAATATCTCATACACTGTGGCGCAGACATCAATGCAAAAGACATG GAGAATGACACACCACTGCATGATGCGGTCAGGCTGAATCGCTTCAAATTCATCCAGCTGCTGCTTCTGCATGGAGCCGACTTAAAACTCAAGAATTACGTAAGTACTCTGAACTGTAATGCTCTCATACTTTATCAAGTTGCAGATGCACAGTATTATGTATACATTAATACAGATGTAACTTTAACACGGGCTTTATCAAAGTGTCCTGGTCAACCCCAGTTAAGGTGTGCACAGTGCCATCTTCTGGTGCATATACAGATATTCCTTTTGctatataattttaatgtaattaggcAACAACTCTCCAAAGTCATTTGTAATAGCAGTTAA
- the ankrd1b gene encoding ankyrin repeat domain-containing protein 1b isoform X2, which yields MGILQGDELDTGITNENKKQDDTLTQTYPAEECKSSLDYRKQDHDDDVILTGFNTENSTDDVQEILQESPKAKTEMTPDYKTQTEQEIVNDFVDEDDFLKAALDNKLPMIKSYLARGADPNACDNFNRTALHRACSQGNVEIVKTLLEAGASIENKDKLQATEVHWACRGGSLPVLKVLLNHGAKRDSRDKLRSTPLHVAVRTGHYECAEYLIHCGADINAKDMENDTPLHDAVRLNRFKFIQLLLLHGADLKLKNYEGKSPMDSVCEWQNGAKTLFDNL from the exons ATGGGAATCCTACAGGGTGATGAGCTG GATACAGGCattacaaatgaaaacaaaaagcaggacgacactctcacacagacataTCCAGCTGAAGAATGCAAGAGCTCTTTGGACTACAGGAAACAAGATCATGATGATGATGTTATTCTCACTGGATTTAAT ACTGAAAACAGCACTGATGATGTTCAAGAGATTCTACAGGAGAGTCCAAAGGCAAAAACAGAAATGACACCAGACTACAAAACACAGACAGAACAAGAGATAGTG AATGATTTTGTCGATGAGGATGACTTCCTGAAGGCAGCACTGGATAACAAATTGCCAATGATCAAGAGTTACCTCGCCAGGGGTGCAGACCCAAATGCATGTGATAAT TTTAACCGTACAGCTCTACACAGAGCTTGCTCACAAGGCAATGTAGAGATTGTGAAAACGCTGTTGGAGGCTGGCGCTTCAATAGAAAATAAGGACAAG CTTCAAGCAACTGAAGTTCACTGGGCTTGTCGTGGTGGAAGCTTGCCTGTGCTAAAAGTACTACTTAACCATGGGGCAAAACGGGATTCCAGAGACAAG CTTCGCAGCACTCCCCTACATGTGGCAGTGAGGACAGGACACTACGAATGTGCTGAATATCTCATACACTGTGGCGCAGACATCAATGCAAAAGACATG GAGAATGACACACCACTGCATGATGCGGTCAGGCTGAATCGCTTCAAATTCATCCAGCTGCTGCTTCTGCATGGAGCCGACTTAAAACTCAAGAATTAC GAGGGAAAGTCCCCGATGGACAGTGTTTGTGAGTGGCAGAATGGAGCCAAAACCCTCTTTGACAACCTTTAG
- the ankrd1b gene encoding ankyrin repeat domain-containing protein 1b isoform X1, with the protein MGILQGDELDTGITNENKKQDDTLTQTYPAEECKSSLDYRKQDHDDDVILTGFNTENSTDDVQEILQESPKAKTEMTPDYKTQTEQEIVNDFVDEDDFLKAALDNKLPMIKSYLARGADPNACDNFNRTALHRACSQGNVEIVKTLLEAGASIENKDKLQATEVHWACRGGSLPVLKVLLNHGAKRDSRDKLRSTPLHVAVRTGHYECAEYLIHCGADINAKDMENDTPLHDAVRLNRFKFIQLLLLHGADLKLKNYVSTLNCNALILYQVADAQYYVYINTDVTLTRALSKCPGQPQLRCAQCHLLVHIQIFLLLYNFNVIRQQLSKVICNSS; encoded by the exons ATGGGAATCCTACAGGGTGATGAGCTG GATACAGGCattacaaatgaaaacaaaaagcaggacgacactctcacacagacataTCCAGCTGAAGAATGCAAGAGCTCTTTGGACTACAGGAAACAAGATCATGATGATGATGTTATTCTCACTGGATTTAAT ACTGAAAACAGCACTGATGATGTTCAAGAGATTCTACAGGAGAGTCCAAAGGCAAAAACAGAAATGACACCAGACTACAAAACACAGACAGAACAAGAGATAGTG AATGATTTTGTCGATGAGGATGACTTCCTGAAGGCAGCACTGGATAACAAATTGCCAATGATCAAGAGTTACCTCGCCAGGGGTGCAGACCCAAATGCATGTGATAAT TTTAACCGTACAGCTCTACACAGAGCTTGCTCACAAGGCAATGTAGAGATTGTGAAAACGCTGTTGGAGGCTGGCGCTTCAATAGAAAATAAGGACAAG CTTCAAGCAACTGAAGTTCACTGGGCTTGTCGTGGTGGAAGCTTGCCTGTGCTAAAAGTACTACTTAACCATGGGGCAAAACGGGATTCCAGAGACAAG CTTCGCAGCACTCCCCTACATGTGGCAGTGAGGACAGGACACTACGAATGTGCTGAATATCTCATACACTGTGGCGCAGACATCAATGCAAAAGACATG GAGAATGACACACCACTGCATGATGCGGTCAGGCTGAATCGCTTCAAATTCATCCAGCTGCTGCTTCTGCATGGAGCCGACTTAAAACTCAAGAATTACGTAAGTACTCTGAACTGTAATGCTCTCATACTTTATCAAGTTGCAGATGCACAGTATTATGTATACATTAATACAGATGTAACTTTAACACGGGCTTTATCAAAGTGTCCTGGTCAACCCCAGTTAAGGTGTGCACAGTGCCATCTTCTGGTGCATATACAGATATTCCTTTTGctatataattttaatgtaattaggcAACAACTCTCCAAAGTCATTTGTAATAGCAGTTAA